In candidate division WOR-3 bacterium, the following are encoded in one genomic region:
- a CDS encoding tetratricopeptide repeat protein yields the protein MRGSLKEVPFSDVVQLMVMGKKTGRLSVTNGEDFLELYFKGGIVIYGKMVNRPERIGEILLAKGIIDEEKLKEAKSLVEKGKPNIGSALLELNVPEKEIKKTYEEEIKKFVANAISWNDGYFNFEPDEFPKERPVVSIDPSYLLLESARTFDEWRKIEDIIPSLNEICLLKDKTYEPKDEKEAKIIERIDEKKTVKEILEETGENLFDLAEAFKNLLLKGVIETKEKIEKEEVSKAKILEHINLGYAFLKTGLLEEAEREFKRLNELAPHKPEGYFYLGLLFIYKKEFEKAISYLNEALKLDPLNPKILNNLLYIYLETKRLEEAEKIIKELDESKIDDERFLLNKAIYFEKIGEKEKSEEIIRALMKEKSFLKTPYILLAQKLYNEKKFLQVIEILSIIKGYDPKNPEVNYGLGLSYRALGKIKEAEEFLKNAMKLSPSNIKYKLALADFYYEKGKFDECKNLYTQVLSIDKLNKEALFRMGNIYLKEGKYENALKYFEEILKIEPENRVVKRNVEIIRKTINV from the coding sequence ATGAGAGGTTCTCTTAAAGAGGTGCCTTTTTCTGATGTGGTTCAGTTGATGGTTATGGGTAAAAAAACAGGAAGGTTATCAGTAACAAATGGAGAAGATTTTTTAGAACTATATTTTAAAGGGGGAATAGTAATATATGGTAAAATGGTTAATAGACCTGAGAGAATAGGGGAAATTCTTTTAGCGAAAGGAATAATTGATGAGGAAAAGTTAAAAGAAGCCAAATCACTTGTTGAAAAAGGAAAACCAAATATAGGAAGTGCTCTTTTAGAACTTAATGTTCCAGAAAAGGAAATTAAAAAAACCTATGAAGAGGAAATTAAAAAATTTGTTGCCAATGCAATTTCATGGAATGATGGATATTTTAACTTTGAACCTGATGAATTTCCAAAGGAAAGACCTGTTGTTTCTATTGATCCTTCTTATCTACTTTTAGAATCTGCAAGAACCTTTGATGAATGGCGAAAAATAGAAGATATTATTCCATCCTTAAATGAAATATGTCTTTTAAAAGACAAAACCTATGAGCCAAAAGATGAAAAAGAAGCTAAAATTATTGAACGAATTGATGAAAAAAAAACTGTAAAAGAAATTTTAGAGGAAACAGGTGAAAATCTCTTTGACCTTGCTGAGGCTTTTAAAAATCTCCTCTTAAAAGGGGTTATAGAAACAAAAGAAAAAATTGAAAAGGAAGAAGTTTCAAAAGCAAAAATTCTTGAACATATAAACTTAGGGTATGCCTTTTTAAAAACAGGATTATTGGAAGAGGCTGAAAGAGAATTTAAAAGACTCAATGAACTTGCTCCCCATAAACCAGAAGGTTATTTTTATTTAGGGCTTCTTTTTATTTATAAAAAGGAGTTCGAAAAAGCAATTTCTTATCTAAATGAAGCATTAAAATTAGACCCACTTAATCCAAAAATACTTAACAATTTGCTTTATATTTACCTCGAAACTAAAAGGTTAGAGGAAGCAGAAAAAATTATAAAAGAGCTAGATGAAAGCAAAATTGATGATGAAAGATTCTTACTTAATAAGGCAATTTATTTTGAAAAAATTGGGGAAAAAGAAAAGTCAGAGGAAATAATAAGAGCATTAATGAAGGAAAAATCTTTCTTAAAAACACCTTATATTCTTCTTGCTCAGAAACTTTATAATGAAAAAAAGTTTCTTCAGGTTATAGAGATACTTTCAATAATAAAAGGCTATGATCCGAAAAATCCTGAAGTTAATTATGGTCTCGGTTTATCATACAGAGCTTTAGGGAAAATAAAGGAAGCTGAAGAATTTTTGAAAAATGCTATGAAACTATCTCCATCAAATATAAAGTATAAACTCGCCCTTGCTGATTTTTATTACGAAAAGGGAAAATTTGATGAATGTAAAAATCTATACACACAAGTTTTATCAATTGATAAACTCAACAAGGAAGCCTTATTCAGAATGGGAAATATTTATTTAAAAGAAGGTAAATACGAAAATGCTCTTAAATATTTTGAAGAGATCTTAAAAATTGAACCTGAAAACAGAGTGGTAAAAAGAAATGTTGAAATTATCAGAAAAACTATTAATGTTTGA
- a CDS encoding protein-glutamate O-methyltransferase CheR: MFDLKSIKEIILEKTGIDLSYYRDSYLERRIRVRMRKSGFSNFFDYIEKLESDFEERKKFIDEIGINVSYFFRNKTTFEEIRRLIIPELRNRKTINIWSAGCASGEEPYSLAIILNEEKIENYKILATDIDSEIIEKAKEGIYSPDKFIETPKEFIEKYFSKINEKYKIVEYLKKNITFFLHDVIKKPPLFNFDLVLCRNVVIYFIKDKQKIVFENLYNSLKKGGFLVLGKTEFLPFEFNDKFDYISKSERILKKL, from the coding sequence ATGTTTGATTTAAAAAGTATAAAAGAAATAATACTTGAAAAAACAGGTATTGATTTATCCTATTACAGAGATAGTTACCTTGAAAGAAGAATAAGAGTAAGGATGAGGAAAAGCGGGTTTTCAAATTTTTTCGATTATATTGAAAAACTGGAAAGTGATTTTGAAGAAAGAAAAAAATTTATAGATGAAATAGGAATAAATGTATCATACTTTTTCAGAAATAAAACTACCTTTGAAGAGATAAGAAGGTTAATTATACCTGAGTTAAGAAATAGAAAAACAATTAATATATGGAGTGCTGGATGTGCTTCTGGAGAAGAACCTTATTCCTTAGCTATAATTTTAAATGAAGAAAAAATAGAAAACTACAAAATATTGGCAACGGATATTGATAGTGAAATAATTGAAAAGGCAAAAGAAGGGATTTATTCCCCTGATAAGTTTATTGAAACACCTAAGGAATTTATTGAAAAATATTTTTCTAAAATAAATGAAAAATATAAAATAGTTGAGTATTTGAAAAAAAATATTACATTTTTTCTTCATGATGTAATAAAAAAACCACCACTTTTTAATTTTGACCTCGTTCTTTGCAGAAATGTTGTTATATATTTTATTAAGGATAAACAAAAAATTGTATTCGAAAATCTATATAATAGCCTGAAAAAAGGGGGGTTTCTTGTTCTTGGTAAAACAGAATTCCTTCCCTTTGAATTTAATGATAAATTTGATTACATTTCAAAATCTGAAAGAATATTGAAAAAATTATGA